The window TAATAAGCCAAGGATTTCAAATCCCTTTTGTAATGTGTAAATCAAATGCTCACCCTTGACGGATATTAAATATAAGCTTGAGCACAAAAAACTAAAATTCCCTTAATATGACAATTCTGGGGAGGGTTAAAGTGGGATCTGATTATCTGTTTGTTCACATACTGAACATATTGATATGGTCCATTGGCCTAGATGCCCCTGGGGTATTGATTGTAAGATGGATATCAATTTTGTTGTGATTGATCATGTTGTTTCAGTTGTCCCAGAACGGTTACAATGTAAGGGACACATCACTGCGGTCCACGAATCctttaaattaccaaaatgccctggGACATTGACGGTGCAATGGATGTCAACATAGGATATTGATCCTATAAATATGTCCACAATGCCTTCGACCTATGGTCGTTACTGTTGAGAGACATGACACCATGAACATACCTTTTAATGTATGTTAATCAAATTCCATTTCAAATATAACAATGATGATGCATCCAAGAAAAAGGTAGATTTGAAATTCACAGCTCAAATCAAAATGTGAGTTTCAAAGCAGCTTAAAgttttatcctttttctttgttgtttgcAGGGAGCATACTAATTGATAACCTCGACATCCAGGACATTCAGTTGGAAAATCTTAGGCAGAATGTTGGGCTAGTTTCTCAAGATATAGTGAGTCGTATTTGTTTAATCCTCTTttgtacttcttcatttatttctgaagtattttattttattttgttcttggaCACAAATCTATAGAGTGGCAATTCTGCATGTTTCAGACAATGATCAGGTAATTACCTATTGGTTGGATTTTAGTTACTTTTCAAATTAGAATTATTTGGTTATCCCTCTGGACTATTTTTTATTGGTCTGTTGGAAATACCAAATTATTGCACCGTTTGGTAGAGAACCAGTTATAAATTCTTTTAGTGGCTTTGAATTCAGGGATTGTTTTCCTTATGAGGTTACTAAATGATCAATATAGTGTTAGGAGGGGCAAGAACCTTTGGGGAGTTGTTCTTTCGGCATTTTGATTGGTGACATGGAAATAATGCCTTCCTGGGATATTCCAAAAATAGGTTATAAATCAAACTTAGATATATTATGAATATGACTAAAACTTAATATTGATACATGTTGACATGAGTGACAATGTTGGCAATATTTACCAATATTTCTTCTCATAACAACAGGTACCTATTTTGGCAGATGTGatgttattttaatattaaGCATTTATCACATTTTGGGGACCCAAAAGTATTTTTAATCTGACATGCGTTTATGTCttaattttaaaaccatgattagAAGAAACTGATTATTGAGTATTATAAGATCTACATACCTTTCTCATAAAAATTGACAATTTATTCCCTTCCATAAGCTTCTTTGACTAATTTTTTGTAGATAAGCTCATGAGTTACTTCATCTATATCTtctgattcttttcttttatgcagCTCTGTCCAATGGTGAttaatttgtcattttttataatattttcttAACTATATTCAACTTCAACTGCTCATTTATAATATGAATTGGATTTTGTGGCTCTCCCTAGTAATTAATTGTTCGTATGCCTGATAATACAGTACCAAGATCCACATCTTGTAGCACATTTTGACCATCTTGGTAAGGGCTTATTTGGGCCTTGAATTGGCTTCATAGGGGCTTGTACTGTGGAATTGTAAATGTGCCTTCTGTTTTGGAGAATAAAACTGGTGAATTATCAGGGGTGAGGTAGTTGGCTGGCAGGATGGGTTAGTTGGCTTCCTTTTCCCATTATATGGTGGAGATCGAGTATTGCACCTAAAATACGATTGTGAGATCTTGTTCATGCTTAATTGGATAAATATTCATCTCTCTTTGTTAAGGTATGGTGACATTTGTTACAATGTTGAATATTTGGTTAAAACAAGAAGAGAGTGGGGGTTGGAAGGAAAAGAAATCTTCAGATTTAAAACTTGAAACTGTTTAAAAAATATGTCGGAGTCTGACAGAGTTCTAGATAATATTTGGTACCCGAaaatgtttttttctctttcacgaaagataaaaggaaaaagattggGTCATAAGAGAATGTCATTTTTGGAGTTCCTATCAGCAACTTGCTGGTTTGTGTAGGGAGTATACAATGGGCTAAATCTATAAAGTtcattgatgttttttttttctttttcctgaaGCTTATTGACTTCAATTTACTAACCACTTTTGGGGTTGCCTCTATAATATGTCAGACCCTTTTTTCGGGAACAGTTGCAGAAAATATTGGGTACAGGGATTTGATGAGGCAAATTGACATGGAGAGGGTTGAGCATGctgcaatggctgcaaatgcTGATGAGTTCATTAATACTCTTTCAGAAGGATATGAAACCAATGTTGGTCCAAGGGGCTCAATTTTAAGTGGCGGCCAGAAGCAGAGGTGAACCTATATTCTAGTATTGAAACTACACTTCTACAGTGACTGGACCTAGTCGTGTACCTGAGCACCCATACTTCCATATCAGGGATCTAAAAGGGTGATTCAATTTAGTTGAACAATTTATCTGGTTAGTGTTGCTCTCCTTACATGGGATTGTGTTTTTATAAATGCAGAATAGCTATTGCAAGGACACTCTATCAAAATCCATCCATACTGATTTTGGATGAAGCAACTTCGGCTTTAGATAGCGGGTCTGAGATATTGGTGAGAAAAGCTGTGGAACGTTTGATGGGAAATCATACTGTAAGGACTGCAAACCATACTGCTTCTCTGTGTAGAAATTTTTGCTGTGGTGTTGTTTTGACTCTTAAATATGTACTATTTTGGCATATCAGATCTGAAATTATTAAGTTCGACGTCTTCAAATTTTTAATATTTCCTAGTTGAAAATAAAACCTCACGAGATTTGGTGTCAGTTTTCTTAATCTTATACTATCCATCTTATTAGTGGCTATTGTAAACTACATACTTGATGCCAgtgtaaaatattttaattgtATACCACCATGGACATCCTGAATAATTCAACGGTAAAAATTGATTTAACATGATGTTGGACAGATTTTAAAGTTGGAGTACTGAACAATGAGTACTTCAAGTTAAATAAGTCATCCTTagaattttagaaaatattttttcctGTGGTGAAAATTCCCGAATAAGACAATTCAATATACAGATATTTGGCCCTAAGTATTGAGAGGGGAGAGGAGTAGGTGCACTGGTTCCATGACCTATTCTCAAGATGCTTCCTCGTAATCTCACAATCAGACCCCATGTAAAGTCATGCTCATCTCATTGCATGGTTTCCGATGGCTCGACAGCCTTCCTCATGCTTTAATTCTATGTCTCCATCCAGATGGAATGTTCAAAATATCTTTGGTAACAAGAACCAGACAGATTGTGCTAGCAATACCTCATCATTGCTCTTGACTTGATGTATTGATGGTACATATTTCCTGCTTCATTTAGTTCCATATTAGTAGGATGACTCAAATCTGTCATCCAGTCTCATTATAGGTCTCATGCATGACCATTTCTAAAATACAGGAACTCTTAGGTGGTGTGTTTTGTGTATCTCATTCTTCTACATGTGCCCCACAATTGTGCTGTTGGACTATGCTACCTGACTGGGTGTTAGAACCCCCAAGTGGGTGCCGTTGGACTATGTTACAAGATGTTTGGAATTGGCTTATACCCCCCgcaacataaaaaaataaaaagaaagacttGGACTGTACAACTCATTTTTATGTATTTGAATTCTTTAAAGCTATTGTTATGACTTCTTTGTAAGCGTCATCAAAGAGAGAAATTACTTCTATTTATGTGTGTtaccctctttcttcttcttcatttctgtGTCCTCTCTCCCAtcccctcttcctctcctcttttcttttgggcACAGCTAGACATGGAGGCCAGGCTGTCTTTGTGTTCAAGTCCATGTCCACAGTTATTGTGATGTTGAACATGGACATGGCACTTACTCTGAAGCTTTAATGCAACATAGTTGTTGGATTTCCTCTAATTGGTCCAAAGGAGTGTCAGAAACATTCATTCTAATATTTCATTGTGCAGGTGTTGGTGATTGCCCATAGACTGGAAACAGTTTTAATGGCCAATCGAATATTCCTATTGGACAAGGGGAAGCTGGAGGAGGTAAGTCGCTCATTTCTCCTAAGTAAGGACAATCACTGTGGATCACTGGTGTCAAACGGGCTCGTGATATGAttgttgaagaaaaaacaaccaTGGAACTGTCATGAGAATCAATTGTAAAGCTACTTCCCATTCTCTTTCATggattttctatttaaaatttACTTCTGCTTATCAAATTTGTCAATGCGACATATTATCTGTTCTGACCAAGTATCACCGCTATTGTTTTGTTAAATTTGGTTACCTAAACAGAGCTGTTATTATAGTTCTGGAACCCTCCTTTCTGGTTCTTATTTTGTTACAGTTTACAGATAGTAGTCAATGACAAACCATGAAACATGAATATATCAAAAACATTCttctgtttcatttttttttttttttggtccttgTGGACAACAAGAAAAATTATCTAAAAGAAAGAGATCATCAAGGGAGCtgactgctgcctccattgaaatGAGAGATTCATAGTGGGAGAGCATAGCTTAACAATATAGGCAGCATACTGGCCACCAATTGTGAGTACTGAGGCatgcttaccaaaaaaaaaaaaaaaaaaaaaccactgttACAGCTGAATTCCCTCTACTTCGAATTGAACTGTGAAGGAAATGCTCAGGGAGTGGAATACAGATATAAGTTGCTCTAACTGAATTTCAACTTCCTGTGGGATTCAAGTATGCTCCTATGTGCTCTTTGAAGTGCTTCTAAGAGATGTCTGATGCATCATTGGTCATACAGACACGGATCGATAATTTCAACTTTCTCAATAGGGGATGATCCATGGGTCCCACCACATGGTCACATCACTaaatttttcttctccaaaagtGATGGAAAACTTTTGTCATAATAATCTTCTGTTATTATTCTTAGTTGGCccacaaaaaaaattcctttttagACCATGTCTACAAAATTTTCATTGGTTCAATAAATCCATGGCATGGAGTCATGACTGATCATTCAATGAAACCATGTAACTCTATAGGAAATTTCGGAGTCACAACTGACCCAGGAAAAGAAGGGTGACTACAGGCGCCAATGGCTTACCATTTGAAAATACAAATGATAAATGTAGGCATGAAGACTTTAAATAATGACATAGTGAAACAAAACAGAGGAGTTGTAGGGGTACCAcaccacaacccccccccccttggcaCTCCCTTCCACTGAAGAAGATCCATGGCCAAATACAAATGCATTATAGATATCATTGTCTTCCTAGTTCCTACATTATTGATGGATGGATGTATCTGTAGATAAGATATTAGAATTTGCTTCCTTAAGTtgtttaaaataatttgaagcAGTTTCTTGATTACCAAAAACTATGATCTGGGATATGATTTCATCCTTGCATTGCATACCATTAAGTATATCCAAGTATACTATAGCCTTTACAAGCTGAGCCAAAGCCCAATTTTATTAGTTGTCAATATCAATTTGCATGTCACAGGACTAACAAACACATCATTTAGGTGTCTTTGAAttaaccacatgtcaaattttaaaacctaattcAACTAAATACTCCCTGTATTGGTGGTATGTATTcatgtaatttattttttccaacTACCTTTGTATGCCTTGCAAACTTTTTACCATTTGGTGAACTCTGTTTGAAATGAAACTTCACATATATAAATAGGGGACCTCGTGGTTTATTACATGTTCACAAAATTTGAGCGCCATTCGATTTACCACATGGCAGATATTTGGACCTTTCAGATAAGCATAACTGAATGAGTCGCTTATATTtaacatcaaaagaaaaaataagattgGGGTGGGGGGAAAGAGGGGGTGACTTCTCTGTGCTCATATCAACACTCCTTATCACCTAGTGCACCCAATTACAGCAACTTTGGAGAGATCAAACTATTGACATGAGTATAAAAACCTGAGGGATGTCCCCTAATATCAAATTGTATTTTACTCTCTTGATTTAAATCAAGATCGTATGTAATGTGAGAAAGAATTCCGGAAAATGACTTGATTTGAAAGAGTATGATTTTTCTTCCTCCATGTGAGAAGCTAGATAGGACTTGAACAAAATCAGAACTGTCAATCCTGTGTAGGGTACCTCCCAAAATAGATGGTTTCCTTATTGAGATTGCATGTTGCTTCACCCATGTACCCTTCAACCAATCCTTCAAAATCCATACATTGAATGTATCAAATATAAAACGATCAGTCGCTTGCACAAATGATAACACACCTCCAAGTTCTATGAAAGAATCACATATTGTAAAATCATGAATTGGAGCTCGAATCATGTGAAATACCTCAGCACCTGCATCAAATGAAACTATGTGTACGGAAGAAGATTGAACATGTCTGACACCAACAAAATACACGATCCCATTTATCGTTACTGTTTCTGAACCATGAAATTGCCATTTTTCATCTTCACTGAGCAATGAAAGTGAAGATCCATTGACACATCTCCATGTATTACAACCAGAACACCCCAAGGACAGCACCTCACATTTCAAAGTATAGTCATCCAACAGAAGGTGCACCAATTTATATATGCCAATTTCAGAAACATATGTGAACCCACATTGACGgtcaaaattcaaattatcACTAGTAGCTGAAGGAAGTTCCAGTATTTGTTTAGTAATCAAATTAGCCACAGAAAGGCGTTTTCGCTTAGTTTTTAGTAGTACCAAACCATTGCAGCTACCAATAACCTCTCCTATGTTACCGAACTTCAAATCTTGTTTTGTATTCTTTCTGTCTTTCATCTCTTTGAAGTCTGTTTGATAGATAGGCTTTCTATCAACAATGTATCGTTTTATGATCAAACCAGGAGTGGAATTTTCAAGGTGGGATTGGATGAAAAAAGGGTCATTGATTAGGTTGTACCATGACCTGCATACGCTTCTGAATTTATACAGTTTGTCAGCCCGAAGTCTAACAAGGATATTGAATATTATCACCTCTTGAggaagaaggggcagcagcTCATTCTTCTTCAAAATGAAAGATCTGGATGCttttgctgctgttgctcctgCTTCCaccttccttccttttctcatGGTCAAGTCCTTCCTGTTACAAAATCATTCACTTAGTAACCAAACTCAGCATTTCtgaagaataattttttttttcatgaacaTTAATTCTATTGCAAATTActcaaaaaaaagaggagagaacaACAACAGCACACAGctgaaagaccaaaaaaaaaaggaagcagcagaaacaataaaacaatcaaaagaaaaaaaaagcctaTCAATCCTGGGTAAGAATAATTTATGGAATTATTATGAAAAGTTTTACTtagataagaagaaaaaaaattgggtgAATTAAAGTATATTTAATAAAATCAGAAGAGCAGGGGAATGGGCTAATACGAATCATGTATGATTCAGATAATTTAATGTTAGTGATCCTTCTTCCAATATGTTAAGAAGAGCAGGGGAATGGGCACTGAGGACATCAATCTTGACCATACAATCAATAATCTAAATCAcaattgattgatcaaatggaAAGAATTTAGAAACCCAATCCTATGGCATTACATAGAGAGTGATAGAAGAAGATTTGATAGTTAAGCAAACTTGTTTTATGAACAGTTACTAATAGTAGTAAATACCAGCCTGTGAACAGCAAAAGAAATTCATGGATTCACCTGAGAAGTAGATTTCTAGTAATAGGTGAAtaagaaaaaatcaaattaaattataaagaaaagaagggaaaatttaATTGAGGAATTGTCCATACAGAGTCACAAACTATATTTGACGAAGAGGACCACAAttaccaaagaaagaaaaaaaaactgggaaTTCAAACTGAAAAATCAGAAATCATCCACAAACAAACATAATCGTTCATTTTTCCTACAATCTACCAATGCTTATATCATAAAGGATTAAAGGACAAAAAATTGGGCAGTCAAAGTATCAACTAGAAACCCTTAGACTAAAAcaggttgagagagagagagagagagaggggcgaACCTGGCCAAAGCGGCGTGAAGGAGACTGAAACAGGGTGAGGGAGAACAGTTTCTGCTATGCGATGAATGATGAAACAAGCTGAAGGAGGTCGAAGGAGATTGTATTTGAAGAGAAGAATGATAATCTGAGTAAGGAATTTAGAAATTTGAGGGTTCCTGCAGAGGAGAGGAGAGCGCGCAACGTCCAATTCAAATTTCAAGCGCTACATTCCTGGCTTCCTTCTATCCTAATAACCCGCCATCATTGCCCATCACTTCCGAGAATGGAGGATTTGTAAGGACCCGGTTCACtttgatttatgttttttttttggggggtcgGTTTCGATCTGTTTGACTGGTTCGATTTAggatttgacacccctagataatgatatcaatatcaatatcgtTACGGTACAGATCGGCCATATCAGATCGAATCAGATGATTTTACCTtcaattttgaataaaaaaacattttttttccttggtaaCATACGAAGAAATTAGAAATAATTGATAATGGGCGTTAACCAAGGAACCGGCTCGGAATCAGTCAAGGCTGATCCGATTAAGATCTGACTGATCCCAACTAAATCAGTGGGGTTAGGGATCTATAAGTAGATTCTGAGGTTTCCCAAACTGGATACCAATTCCGATTAGTCTCAATCAGTTTCGGTTAGGCTTAATTGGTCCCACTAATTTAAGGCTTTGCACCGTtattgaatcctaagaaaaataaagattatGGCTCTATGCAACATTTGCTGCAGCAGTACAACACTTGATATGGAAAAATGTTCACTTCATGATGCACAACCGTTAATACAATAGTTGGATGAGGGATGAGGCCCCCGATCATTATCTGTTGTTGTACTCATCGTGCGGTGTTGCAGGTGCTAAGTATACATAACGGAccccacatggcacacatggcacctaTAGCGCTGCAGTTacaacagcggataaaaattcccccCCCTAAAGAATGCCCATGGTTTGCTTTCAACctaaaaaacttttttttttttttttggtattttttatgccccttttttatttggttgataTTCCCTCTCGAACAAGGTATCAGGAAAACACAACCATCAGACCACCCCACGTACGCAAGGTGTGAAGATCTTGAATTTGATGGAAAAACCTCCAGAGCTCACACCAAAGTTGGATTTGCATATGCCATAGAATTGCATCCGGCCGAAGCTACCCGTTTGTTTTTACACAGCGCATTTACCTTTTCAGCCCAACGGGGATGATTTCACAAGACACATTTCATTTCTATGGAAATCCCAAGAAAAAGTAGGGCATGAAATAAATATGATTGGAGCCATGGCAATCCAAGTGTCGGCCAATTTTCATATGGGAGCTGAAACAGGCCAACAATTATAGGCTGCTCATATCTGATTATCATATGTGGGTAGATAGATATCAACctgaaaaataatttgaatcTCTTTCTTTATGACATGACATGACATGACATGGCAAAGCCCAACTGAAGTGATCACGATTAACCAACCAGAATTGACCATTTCAAATGGATCTGCATGTTATATCCTGGACATGCATGCTTCAAACTGGATGTTGAATTGGCCAACTTCAAATAAAATGAATAAAGCAAGGTAAGCTATCTATCCACAGCAAAGAGAAGACCAAGTAGAATTTGTATTGCATTTAAATCTCTTTTCTATATGACATTGTGACATCCAATTGCAGTGATATCAGATTAGAACAACTCTAATCTAACAAAATCTCAATACATTCCATGGCCAAGAATGGGAGGAGAGTTTAATCCCAAATCGGTTGGGTAGTGTGCAACAGTTTGACTTATGATCTTGAAAGGACCTCTCCACCCATAAGCTCGGGTTTTTGGGCATGAATGCATGATTCCAACTGGAATATTGAATTAAACTTCACATAAATTGAATAAAAGAGGCTGAGCCTCCCACTACAAAGAGTGAATAAGTAGCACATGCGAAAGCCATTCCTGAAATGACCATTGTCCTTGTGAACTCATGTCCAAATAGTCTTTAAATCACCTTAAAGATACTTAAGGTGTATTTCAAACAGTTGTAAACTGGAATTAAAATTCCTATCATGTACTATAGTAACACTTGCCCTACTTGATCCAGCTAAATTCAACTAATGAGAATGTAGTATCATCCAACTAATGGGGATGAACCAATGTCCCACCATTCCATCTCAAACTGGAGCAATTTTCGGTGCCTCATCCAAAGTAACTGTTTATATCTGGTCGACACGGATGCCATAAAATTGTCTGAGCCAGACTTACTGCCCAACTTGTTGCACCTGGAGTATTTTCACCCTAAACATTCCACCCTTgccaatgagaatactttgataATATCCACAAAGCTTTTGCACCACAGATGTAACTGGTGAAGTGAATAGTGCATCAGAAGATGCTCCTGTTCTCTATCCTGTTTTCTTAATGCGGCATGCAACAAATGATTATTTTTATGAGATCCTCCATAATCTTCCTTTCTTGGCACTGTAACAGATTAGTTGTAATTTTCTTTAAATGTTATCTTGAGAGTTGGCTGTGGCATCAAGTCTTCATATGTTCCGAAACACTAAGGCTGATCTCTTCAAGGAAGGAAACAAAACCCCTGGCACTGGTGAGGCCACTTCCATCAACATCTTGCTCTTCAATGAGATAGTTTTCAAATAGGGAAGCATCATCCTGTCCTCCCCGGATGAATATGAGCTTTGGTGTGATACTTCTCTCCTGCTTCAGTTTGTTAATTGTAGTCCGCAGCTGGCCTGAATGGATAACATAATCTTAGTGAAAGAAGTAGAATTCACTTTCTAGTCAAGTACACCAAATCTATAATTGAGGATCAAAAGATGATGACGATAAGACTTACAATCATGTGGAGGAGGAAAAGGAAGGGTAGGGTCTGCAGTTGAAGAATAATAAACAATAAGGGTGGTGAatgcatccaaaaaaaatattgggcTTCCGCTAGTTATAAGTGCAGCTCGACTCAACGAGTGGCGAGGATATGCTTGCTTATCTGGGGTAGCATATGATTCCAGTACTGGATACACAGAACGGTGCAGAGAACTTGGTTCCAATGCACTGCATGGAAATATCAGTTAGCCATAATATCCAAGTGCACGTGTGTGGGGGTGGGGAGGAAAACAAAAAGGCAAAGCTTAGCCCAGTGAAAAGGTGCCAAGGGTGCAGAAG is drawn from Telopea speciosissima isolate NSW1024214 ecotype Mountain lineage chromosome 1, Tspe_v1, whole genome shotgun sequence and contains these coding sequences:
- the LOC122638915 gene encoding F-box protein CPR1-like → MRKGRKVEAGATAAKASRSFILKKNELLPLLPQEVIIFNILVRLRADKLYKFRSVCRSWYNLINDPFFIQSHLENSTPGLIIKRYIVDRKPIYQTDFKEMKDRKNTKQDLKFGNIGEVIGSCNGLVLLKTKRKRLSVANLITKQILELPSATSDNLNFDRQCGFTYVSEIGIYKLVHLLLDDYTLKCEVLSLGCSGCNTWRCVNGSSLSLLSEDEKWQFHGSETVTINGIVYFVGVRHVQSSSVHIVSFDAGAEVFHMIRAPIHDFTICDSFIELGGVLSFVQATDRFIFDTFNVWILKDWLKGTWVKQHAISIRKPSILGGTLHRIDSSDFVQVLSSFSHGGRKIILFQIKSFSGILSHITYDLDLNQESKIQFDIRGHPSGFYTHVNSLISPKLL